The Girardinichthys multiradiatus isolate DD_20200921_A chromosome 7, DD_fGirMul_XY1, whole genome shotgun sequence region acaaacagctgcAATCATTCCTGTGTGGCTGCCATCTTCAGCAAAGCCTAAAGAAGTCCTTGTATATGCCTTACTGGACTCACAAAGTGACACTACCTTTGTACTAAGTGAAGTTGCAGATTCACATGGAATAAACCAAGAACCTGTCAGATTAGAGTTGTCTACTATGTGGGTTTAACTTGAGTAAGAAGATAACTTTACCTCCAACTTATACACAAGAGTTTATTCCAGCTAACAAAGCTCACATTCCAACTAACGAAACAGCCAAAGCTTGGTCGCATTTGGAATCAGAAATCGCACCTTTGCAAGATTGTAAAGTAGGATTGCTGATCGGATACAACTGCTGACAAGCTCTACTTCCAAGGGAGATTGTCTCATGGAAAGAAGATGAACCATACGCTCAGCGCATAGATCTTGGTTGGAGTATCGTCGGACAAAGTAACCCCTGTTTGAACTACGGAGATGCAATTGGAATCAGTCACCGCATTATCGTCAAGAGCGTCATTCCAGAACTCAAGCCTTCTGTTACGCTTCAGGAAAGTGTCCATTATGTGAACAGAACAAAGGTAAGAGATGTTACTCCTTCAGATATTGTCAAGGCGCTAGAGGCAGATTTCTCTGAAAAGGCAGTTGATGATAACCCTATCTTGCTAGAATATTTGAAGTTTCTAACCAAACTTAAAGGGAACATCAAGAGAAATGAAAGAGGTGCCATTACCATTTCGAGATGGCAGACCCAAGTTACCTGACAACAAAATATGTGCATTTCATCGTCTGAAGTGTCTGAAAAAGAGACTtaagaaagacaaaacataCTACATTGACTACACAAATTTTATGAACAACATAATCTCAAGAGGTGACGCAGGAAAGGTCCCTGGCGAAGAAACAGACAACAGCCCTGCCTGGTATATTCCACACCATGGGGTCTATCACCCACATAAACCAGGGAAGGTCAGAGTTGTATTTGATGCCTCTGCCAAATACCAAGATACCTCTCTCAACGACCATCTGTTAACCGGTCCTGACCTGACGAATACTTTGGTGGGTATTCTTTGTCGTTTTTGTAAAAGTTCTGTCGCATTCATGTGTGATATAGAACAAATGTTTCACCAATTCCACATCACAAAGGAAGATCAGGATTATTTAAGGTTTCATTGGTGGGACAAGGGAGACTTGGAAGTGACACCATCAGTCTATCGAATGAAAGTTCATCTTTTTGGAGCAGCGTCTTCTCCAGGCGGTGCCAACTTCGGTTTGACACCTTGTGGCCCAAGGTGAAGATAGCTTTCCAGAGAACGCAATACGCTTCATACAGAGAGACGTTTATGTTGATGATGGTTTAGCAAGCGTTTCTACTGAGAGTGAAGTCATTCAACTTATCAAAAACTCAAGAGAGCTGTGCTCTACAGGGAAGTTAAGACTTCACAAGTTTGTGTCCAATAGTGAGGGTGTTATGTCCACTATTCCAGTTGAAGAGCGTGCCACAGTTAAGGACCTCGATATGTCTCTTAGTTTGCCACGCATTGAAAGAGCTTTGGGAGTGGATTGGTGCATCACATCAGACACTTTCAAATTCAGagttcaagtcaagtcaaacCCATTGACAAGGagaggagtactttctattgtAGCCTCTATTTATGATCCCCTTGGTTTTTTTGCACCGTTTGTCCTCGTAGGCAAATGTGTCGGAATAAGGTCGGTTGGGATCAAGAGCTTCCCAAACATTTAAGATTCCAGTGGGAGTCTTGGATCAAAGATCTTTCTGGTTTAGCTGACACACAGGTCCAAAGATGTTTTGTTCCATGTGATTTTGGACAAGTCAAAAGCTATGAGTTACATTACTTTGCAGACGCCAGCGTCAATGGATATGGTGCATGTACGTACCTGCGTCATTAGCCAAACAGATCAAGTCCATTGTTGTTTAGTAATGGCCAAGTCAAGAGTCACAGATTCTAGTGTCACAACTATCCCTCGACTCGAGCTTTCAGCAGCAGTTGTTGCTGTTAGAGTTAGTGATCTACTCAAAACAGAGCTTGAAATCCCAGACATGCAAGAGTTCTTCTGGACAGACTCAACCGTCGTTCTTAGCTACATTAATAAGGACGCCAGAAGATTTCAAGTGTTTGTAGCTAATCGCATTCAAAGAATAAAATCAAGCACACAACCAGAGCAATGGGCATATGTTACATCAGAACATAACCCTGCAGACTATGCCTCTAGAggtttaacagcagaacaactAAAGTCCTCTGATTGGTTCACAGGACCAGCCTTTCTCTGGGAAAGGAACCTACCTGATAGAGATGTCAAGGTGGGAGAGACCAAAGGAAATGACCCGGAACTTTGCAAAGTCTTTGTGTGTACTACAGAGGCTAAAGAAGAGTTAACTATTCTTGATAGATTTGATAAGCTCTCGGAATGGTCCAGATTGATCAGAGCCCTTGCAGTTTTGAGGAAAAAGGTCAAGGAATTTAAGGGTGAAATACAGAAGGGTGAAAAGGGAACAAgtttagaagaaaaacaaaactgttcgTCATTAAACTTGTTCAAGAGAAAGCCTTTGCTGAAGCAGTAAACAGTctgaaatcaaagaaaacagtttCCAAGATCAAAAATCATGAACTGTACAAGCTAAGTCCATTTTTAGATAAGGAAGGCGTACTCAGAGTCAGGGGAAGCTTGAGTCAAGCAGTGTTACATCCACACGTGAAGCATCCAGCAGTACTCCCACAGGACAGTTATATTTCAACTTTATTGATAAGACATTTTCACCCTAAGGTTCAGCACCAAGGTCGTGGAATAACTGAATGAACTGCGAGCTAACGGTTGGTGGATACTTGGAAGCAGCCGTGCAGTTTCATCATACATCTTCAAGTGTCGCAAGTACAGATGGAAAACAGAGTCTCAAAGCATGGGAGATTTACCAGTAGACCAGACAGAACCTACACCACCCTTCACCTATGTAGGCATGGATTGTTTTGGTCCGATTTTCATCAAAGATGGACGGAAAGAGCTCAAGAGGTATGGGCTCATACTTATGTGTTTATGTTCACGAGCCATACATATTGAAGTAGTAGACGACCAAAGCACAGACGCATTCCTCAATGCTTTGCGAGCGTTTATTGCTATCAGAGGTAATGTTCGGCAACTAAGATGTGACAGAGGAACCAATTTTGTTGGTGCCCAGAGAGAGTTTGCTAATCTCTTAAAGGATATGGATCAGGAAAAAGTGAAAGTACTTAGATGTGAATTTCTCATGAACCCCTCATCAGCTAGCCACATGGGTGGAGTGTGGGAATGGCAGATAAGGACAATCCATAGTATTCTTTCAGCTGTTCTCGACCATTCAATGAAGAGACTCGACACTACATCTTTGAGAACTTTGTTGAACGAAGTTATGGCGATTATCAACAGCAGGCCACTCTCTGTGGCATATCTGAATGATCCTACAGGCCCCGAACCGCTGACACCTAACCACATCCTAACTATGAAGTCAACCATTGTTCAACCTCCACCGGGAAAGTTCATTAAAGAAGATTTGTATCTTCAAAAAAGATGGAGAAGAGTACAATTTGTGGCCAACGAGTTTTGGATCTGTTGGAGGAAAGAATATTTACTCAACTTGCAACCAAGACAGAAGTGTACTGCACACAGAAGAGATCTGCAGATAACTGATATAGTGCTTCTACAAGAAGAGCTTGCACCACGTAACGAATGGAAGTTCGCTAAAGTCACAGATGTCTATCCTGGAGCAGATAATAAAGAGAGAAAAGTTAGACTCTTAGTTAGCGAGAGGacatctaacaaaaataaactagtGACGAAAACAGTTTCACTAGAACGACCTATAGATAAGGTTATTGTTTTGCTAGAAGCAGAgtaatgtgtattttatttatttttgttgttcagACTCTGTGtcagtttgaatttgttttatggAAATCTCACTGTTAAGAGCGTGAGATTTGGTGGGAGTGTAACTGCCACATCTCTATTTCTACaagtttctgtgtatttttaagTTAATTTTGTGAAGTGTCACTAGAGGGCGCTGTGGTGTCAGAATAGACGTGTGTTGTATAGAGATATGTCAAGAAAAAGCGATCtcaggaagaagaggagaaagaacGCAGAAAGAAAAGAGCATGGACAGAAAGGTTTAAGAAAGGAAGCAAAACCAAGAAGAAAAGAGGTTTTTTCCTAATTTCTTACTTGGTACTCAGCCAACAAggtattttgtctgtttttatgctGTAAAGTAGTGTATTTGctaattgtctttattttaatcaaGCTAATTATTGTCTTGtctgtgttttagttttcacGGTGTGTTTTGAATCTATACCAAGATGGATTCAAGAAATTCATCAGTTAAGAAAGCCACTTGCATCTGTCGGTACCTGGAGGAATTACACATACTTACAGATTTACTCAGGTGGTTTtagtttttggtgtttttgaGATTGTTGTCCAGTTGGAACACCTAATAGCTTTCAAATGTCAACCATCTTAGTCTGTCCCACTTAGTAGAAAGaaatttaaatatgatttaaataTGATTAAGAACAACCAACCAAGGCTCAAGCCTATTATAAACTGGGAACTCCTGGAACAGCAGTGTCGCTGTTTTGTGTCCTCTATGTTGCTTCGCTAATAAGAAcctatttttcaaaatgtcaaaCTTCTTCCACGGATGTTTGGAACATCAGCTGTTCTTTGTATTTGAAGTATACTCGTATAGCGTGTGAACTATACACAGTGCCAGCATGTGTACACACAGTTGGTCTCATTTCCTGATTCTCCGATCAGATGCTGGTTTCCCTTTTGAGCGCCGAGCCCACATTGACATCAGCTTCCGCAAACACACAAGGCGTCACCATGGCATCGCACAAAGACATTTCTGGCCTAAAAGGAGGAAGGGGAGCATCATGCTTGACATATTTATGGGGGAGATCTGAGTTCCGCACCCCTCTTCTCTCGTACCCTCATCCTTTCACATTTCTCAATTGCTGTTTGCTCAGCCGCCTGCTGTGGTAAACAGCACACATCAAAGAGCGCTTCTGATTTCCCAGGGCTGGGCCCGCTCTCCATTATGCATTCTAGCTTCATTATATACATATACTCTTCCATTAAAAGTTACTGTTATCCATTAAGTCCTTTTGAACACTGTCTGGGCAGACTCATATTTTAGTCTGTCTTCTTCAGTAGCCATGTTTTGATTTCTGGTCCAGTCAAGTGGAGCCATGACATTAAAGGGAAAAGAGAGAGTGAAGAAGTGACCAACATTAGGGCTTTGTCAAACCGGATGGCCTAATGGACAGGATTACTGTGTATGAAAAAGAGGAAGACTATGGTTGCTTGTGGGATCCATCATTGTTTGCCAAAAAATGTTGCAAGGaaaagtattttgttttctaCTAATCAGTAATGAATAATGTCTTCACATGGCCCTGAATTGTTTGAGCTTTAATGATAAAAAGACTGAAGTAACATCATTCCGCCCGAATGACCCTTGTGACTCCCACCATGTGAATCTTTGCCGTTTGACTCCAAACCTGAAATCCACTGCCACCAATGTGGGGAGCTGACATTAGATGGCAACCCTAGATTTGAGACACAATAAGCTCTGTAGTAAAAAACAAGTGTTTCCCAGCTGCGACAAAATTTTGGGGTCAGACAAGCTGCCCTCTCCCACCTTCAGAGTGGTAAAAATGCCCGCAAGTCCTCAGATAAGAGCACGTCAATCCTGTGCTGGCTGCtcttcactggctccctgtgtgctttaaaatagatttttaaattctcttattcattttaaaatgtctcaaTGGCCTCGCTCCACCTGTACTCTCCTTTAAGTACTCTAAGATCAGCAGACCAGCGGCTCTTGGTCGCTCCAAAGATTAGGCTGAAGATCAGACGTGATTGGGCTTTTGCGTTTGCAGACCCTAAGTTATGGGTTCCTCTACATGTCAGGCACCTTCATTGTCttctttaaaatcctttttgaaTACTCATCTTTTTTTTCAATGTGACATTGGATGACAGATGAAAACCAGACAGTAATTTCTTTGATGTGTTATACATTTTAATTGATTAGCACCGCTATAAGCTGTAATATTCCCATGATAATACAGTCTCAGTGACAGAGTTGGGAATGATCAGATTCAATATGTGTACAGGAAGCTGTACTGAAATTCTTCCGGGACACCATAGGGACCTGAGGCCACTGATTCACCCAAGGCTCCAGACCAGAGGTTCTGTTTTGGCTGATTTTACTCTGGAAGCTAAACATACAATCTGCAATGTGGCCAACAAGGTGTCCCTGTCCCTATATGTAGAAAGTATTCAGATGCCTCTAGCATAGCAAAGcgaatattttttaatctagtgagttttttttttttatggtggtAGGTAAGAGCCCTTTAACACCATATGCACCTTTAATGAAATACACTgattgtttattaaaacattgtgcaaacattttagattttaatctttatattttgagttttttaagTGGTAAAGTGAGAGCATAATTTCTGCCAGAATTCTCAGGCTTGACAGTCATTGATCAGCTTCTTTGAAACTGCTGACACGATCCGCCTGCAGTTTCTCTTGAAGCTAAAAATATGCTTGTAAGCTTGATTTCAACCGTTTCCGCTTCACCTTATCTTGATGTCTCTCTCTTGTTCTGCCACACAAACGTCTTTGCTTCCTGTGGCCAAAAATTGAGTAACAATCTCATCCCACATCACCATTTGCacatatttgcattttattacatCACACTTTGTACatcatttaaatatataaagatctgttttaatgaggCCATCGCAAAGATAAATccgcatttaaaaaataaaacagaagacatCTTATGACACAGTAATGTAGCCTAAAATTTCAAATAATAATATGAATTTTACTGCCTTAAAAGTGAGTTGAAAAATAAGTCTTACAAGTTGTGCTTGCTAAACGTAAGATTATATGAAGAAAACACATTAATTCAGAATGTTTTGACTTTAACAGTGATATAAATGAACATTGCGAAGCCTCAATACTTAATGAACTTAAAAGCCTctacacattttctgttttatattagAGATCCATCAGCCAATAAAGAAGTGGCTGCTTGCTGTATTATCTTATTCAACAGGAAGTTACCATAACTGCTTTGCTGCACTGCTGCCTATCCTCCAACTTCATGACACCTATTTCTAGCATCATTGTTCAGTTGCTCCAGTACCAAATGTCATACTTTAAGTGAGCTTTAAAGCACCCAGAAAGGTAGAGTCTCCTTCCAGGGAAATGCTGGCCATAGCCCGGGGGATCAGAAGCTCCAAGTAGTCTCCCCTCTCCAGCTTTACAACACCTGGAGGATTCAGATGACTACTTCAGACAGGTTGCATATATAATACCACACAGATAATGTAGCTTTAGTTAAAGAAACACTACTTGATTTCTGTAAGGAGTTGCCATTAGTGGACATTAAATATGACACAAGCTCACCTCCCGTGTAGCAGGTGTTGAAAGAGTAATCAGGGTTCATGCTTTGGATGCAGCGGAACAAATGCACATCCTGATCTTCATTTCCCACAACGTCCTTCTTCCACCTGATCACCACATGACCCATTGTAAAGGTGCTGTCCAtgtagtagacctgcacaaacCAGGATAACTGGTACTGAAATGGGTAGCAAAACATTTACcatataatttgttttaaaaactaaatttacaTCCCATTCCCTCAGACCTTCCTCATGGTTAGTCACTAAATACAGTGTATGTACTAAGCAGCATATTTATACAAAGAGTAGCAGCAGCCCCCAGTGGACAAAAAAGGAATTTAAAGTAATCGAGCCCACCTGACTGTAGACAAAGTAGAAACCCGCCTCCTTGACTATGATGCGGTCACCATCTGCCTCCAGGGCTGTGCCTCTCCTCAGCCCAGCTTGCCAGGGGATACCTGTGTACGGGCCTGAAGGAAGTTCTGATCCAAGATAGAGACTCTTATTAGAAAACATGCAAGAAGCACCAACActtatttacatatttctgGAAGCGTTAATCTGGAACCTTTTTTGCATGTCTGGTTCTGGGTGAAAAGAACGAATTATTTACATTGTCCTCTTTTGTTAAAAAAGAGgacaatgtaaataaaagtaaagtaaGAGACACTAGACCTTTTCCGAAAGGTTTTCGGCTGTTGTTTGCCAAAAGCTGCAGGCAGGACTGAGAACCTGGTATGAAATATGGGAGAATTGTGTCAGTTCTAAgacagctttacaaaataaatttaaaaagtggCTATATAAACTGTACTTTGGGTATTTATACTACATAGCTACATCAATGTGAAATAAACATCATCTCCTTGTGAATCTGGAGAAAGCATTACAGTACTACAGCAAAATAAAGCCATCAGTacacaatttgtttttacttgttgcccattgattttttttttttttgtcactctaCTGTCTGGACAGGAAGCCATTCTTCATTTTAACAATatctcagatgttttttttttaatcaacacAAGCATCTTTTTCAACCATGAAACTCCAGATACTATTAATCTTGGTATATATCTTACAAATcaattgataaataaataaatttgataaATAATGGCTAATAAGATGAAGCAAAGAAATAGCTTTTCAAGGTagtgataaaaataaatgtattcagagGACTCTACTATTACCAAAATCCACCAACATCAGCACTAAGCACTATTGAATATAACAGATTAGTTAATTATTCTGATATGATCTGCCAGGTTTTTTCAAGTACATAATATTGGGAACAACTTTCTTCTTACTAATCTAAATGCAGAATGTAAGTGCctctgaaacatttgttttaaaaatacaaacatatcTTAACACTGTtggaaatacattttgaaaaacaaaatcagtcaaataaatcaatatatAATATTGCTTCTGTAATGGTTTGCAAATGTCACATGCCGCATCCATGTCAAATGTTATCTTCGCCTTACCTGACATCTCTAATTGCGGTattgttctttttcttcttatttgACTGAAAGCATATTGAGACTCTGGTGGATCCAGACGctcttgaatgttttcttttccactgATGTTTTCAGTCTGCACGCACATATCGTCCTTAGAAATACACTAAAATACAACAACTACAACTGGCTGTTAGTAGAAACCCCCGAAGACCTTTACTCACCTGACTTCTGTGGCTGACCTTATGCCCCTCTTCTCTCCTGCGGCTAATATCAGTTTTGAGCCCCTCCACTTCAGCTCTGAGAGCCACTAACTGGTACAAGGAGAGAGCCGACAGAGAAGAAGAGGTGACAGCAGCTAGTGTCAGCAGGAAAACTGGCCAAGATAGCCTTCCTTCACATGAACCTTCTCCAGTTCTTGGCTTCACATCTGCAAACACTGCCATCATGAGGGAACATTAAACCCCCAGACAGCTCACACTAGCAGCATGACCGCTTTTACTCCTGAACTTTTTCTCTTCTGAGACCCTGGTTAAGAATggtgaatgttttcttccttaATCAAGAGCTTCAGGCAATACTGACGCTGGATTCCTTTAGTCCTGACTTCCTCGACTCGTTTTCTTTCAGTGGCTGAATCTTGTTTGGTCTGAGAGACTACGCAGAACaaatgaacttaaaaaaaaggcaaaacagcTTCCCCTCTGTTGTTCCGCAGAAGAAACCACACCAACAGCTTCCTGCCTGACCAGTAGCGTGCAAAATCtctttaaacttttaatttttatcGTTATAAAACACACCACTTTTCCTCCCCATCCGAACAATGAACTCATGCCAGCATATAGGAAATGTGTTTGATATGATCACAGCCAATTTGTGGACTGTATAAAATGATTTCAAGCTACGAAATACTTTAGACATTATTGACAAAAATTGTTACAGACTGAAATGAGGAAGTGCAAAACTTGCTTCATCTTCAAACGGCAACATAACACaccaacacaaactttaataccgagaataaaaatgtgaagtagaAAGAAGTCATGCTGAACATGTACTccatttcttcaaaataaatattttgtcaaTTTCAGTTTCCAAGAAACTCAAATTAAAAGGAAATGTTTCACAgtttatgtacataaatgataaaaacaaatcgATTTTAATGCAATAAATCGATTCACTTCTGCTTACTTATAAAGTGCCAATTCATTGAAAAATCCctgttattttctgaaatatttttgtatatatatacattttaaggggctgcacggtggcgcagttggtagcacagttgccttgcagcaagaaggtcctgggtttgattcccagcctggggtctttctgcatggagtttgcatgttctccccgtgcatgcgtgggttctcactgggtactctggcttcctcccacagtccaaaagcatgcctgttaggttaattggtctctctaaattgcccttaggtgtatgaatgagtgtgtgcatggttgtttgtgtgttgccctgcgatggactggcgacctgtccagggtgaaccccgcctttcacccatagactgctggagataggcaccagcttccccatgacccactatggaagaaacgatagaaaatgactgactatacaTTTTGAATTAATATACATTTCTTCAGTCCTGAGATGGAGGTAATACAATAACGCAAACAGgtccccccccaaaaaaacaaagtcaaactCAAAAGTAAGattggaaatgtaaaacattattcTGCAATTCTTTACGTCAAGGCACAAGTCATGGCACAGTTTGTGTAAAAGTGAATTTTAGGACTGCATTTTAAAATCAGCatcaaagaaaacctttttttcccaAGCAAGAATGATCTGATCACATTCTGCCAAAAAGCACTGAAGAGTCACTGACTAACTTTTCAAGTTacttgaaaatatatatataaagatctTTCAAAGACCTGCAGTGggttacattttaaatgattcaGGGCTGCTGAAACAACCTGAGGAAAACTTTGTATGAGTGCCTTGCAGAAGCAATAATGCTCCTTGATTTGTGGAGTGCGCAACTAAAAGTTGCCCATTTGGCCTCTTGGTGGATTTAATTCACTAATTACAtaacttttgaaggtaattggttgcactggattttattaaagaGTACAAAAGCTTGAATAGTAATGCACACAACACTATTGAGGTTTGTATTAGTAAAAATAACTAGAAACCAAATATAATTCTCATTCCACTTCCTAACTTTGTGTCGGTCTCTcacaaacaattttaataaaatacactaaagtttgtGGTGGTAATGTGAAAAGTTTCTGGAGGTATTAATACCTGGCCAAGACCAGAAACATTACTGTGAAACCTTCGTATTGGTCATGCCACCATGACCAGAAAAGCCACTATAGTTTAGTACCTTAAAAACTGTTACAAACTGGACTGTATAATGAGGAACTTATTTATTGATGCTACACAGAAATACTCCTCTAAGTACCCTGGGCATGAGGTCGCCTTCAAGGGAGAATTTGAGAGCAGACATGTGTTCTGTGGTTAGATGAGTTCAGGTTTCAGAGtttatctggaaaaaaaacagacatttagaTGCTTTCAGCTGAGGGTGCAAAACTTAATGCCTATGAAGGTCACATGGATTTAGCAGTTTACACCAGTGTTAGCTTATTACTAGATAGACAGAGAGGTCTGTTTTTTTTAGTACAGTACTTGTGTGTTAGGTCAAGACAAAGTAGTccttaattgtgaagtggaataaaatacaTGATTTTCAGTATGGCATGCATTTATGTGCAGTCCCCTTCAACCTGACAGCCCTAAAAATTGCATTGCCACCAACTGCATTCAGGGGTGTCCTAATTAGTAaagagtccacttgtgtgtaatttatt contains the following coding sequences:
- the tnfsf13b gene encoding tumor necrosis factor ligand superfamily member 13B; protein product: MMAVFADVKPRTGEGSCEGRLSWPVFLLTLAAVTSSSLSALSLYQLVALRAEVEGLKTDISRRREEGHKVSHRSQTENISGKENIQERLDPPESQYAFSQIRRKRTIPQLEMSGSQSCLQLLANNSRKPFGKELPSGPYTGIPWQAGLRRGTALEADGDRIIVKEAGFYFVYSQVYYMDSTFTMGHVVIRWKKDVVGNEDQDVHLFRCIQSMNPDYSFNTCYTGGVVKLERGDYLELLIPRAMASISLEGDSTFLGALKLT